Proteins from a genomic interval of Thunnus maccoyii chromosome 1, fThuMac1.1, whole genome shotgun sequence:
- the LOC121897987 gene encoding potassium voltage-gated channel subfamily G member 4-like: protein MPIISNANHDFSTYSISSDDSSLDRFFTEIPETETIKGVYFQRAQLLRDPKASYVVDHTLQVLINVGGNRYTFPWSTLEQFPQSRLGRLRFCTTPEEIARLCDDYDETCQEYFFDRNPTAFRVILNFLAAGKLRLLRELCAVSLHDELDYWGVDPGHMERCCRRRMITRVEEVAERERKEEEWRQKRVMLKKNPVEVEKGYRRMIWMLREVVENPHSGLAGKMFACLSVIMVLVTVVSLCISTMPDLRDEETRGECSQKCQSMFVVESICVAWFTLEFVLRFVNAQSKLAFARGPLNIIDAIAILPYYVSLVVDVRDQSQEDVIMGAGRGYLDKLSLILRLLRALRILYVMRLARHSLGLQTLGLTMQRSMREFGLLLLFVCVAVTLFSPLVHLAESELAPYAATQPHHSFSSVPASYWWAIISMTTVGYGDMVPRSIPGQIVALTSILSGILIMAFPATSIFHTFSRSYQELKHEYERLWKEERDEEMTAESEESCSKVNLSPDELTSLSKEESEWLMSTKSHQSTLPSTAF from the exons ATGCCCATCATCAGCAATGCCAACCACGACTTCAGCACCTACTCCATCAGCAGTGATGACAGCAGCCTTGATCGCTTCTTCACTGAGATCCCAGAGACTGAGACCATCAAGGGCGTGTACTTTCAGCGCGCCCAGCTGCTTCGTGACCCCAAGGCCTCGTATGTGGTCGACCACACCCTGCAGGTTCTCATCAATGTCGGGGGCAACCGCTACACTTTCCCCTGGAGCACCTTGGAGCAGTTCCCCCAGAGCCGACTGGGACGTCTGCGCTTCTGCACCACACCCGAGGAGATCGCACGCCTCTGCGACGACTACGACGAGACGTGCCAGGAGTACTTCTTCGACCGTAACCCTACAGCCTTTAGGGTTATCCTCAACTTCCTGGCTGCAGGCAAACTACGTCTGCTGCGAGAACTGTGCGCCGTGTCGCTACACGATGAGCTCGACTACTGGGGCGTGGACCCGGGCCATATGGAGCGCTGTTGCCGTCGCCGTATGATCACCCGTGTGGAGGAGGTGGCCGAGCGAGAGCGtaaggaggaggagtggaggcAGAAGAGGGTGATGCTGAAGAAAAACCCCGTAGAGGTTGAAAAGGGCTACCGCAGAATGATCTGGATGCTGCGAGAAGTGGTGGAAAACCCTCACTCAGGGTTGGCTGGGAAAATGTTCGCCTGCCTCTCTGTGATCATGGTGCTGGTCACTGTTGTCAGCCTGTGCATCAGCACCATGCCAGACCTCCGAGACGAGGAGACCAGA GGCGAGTGCTCCCAGAAGTGTCAGAGCATGTTTGTGGTGGAGTCCATCTGCGTGGCCTGGTTCACCTTGGAGTTTGTGCTGCGATTCGTCAACGCTCAGAGCAAGCTGGCCTTCGCTCGTGGTCCCCTCAACATCATCGATGCCATTGCCATCCTGCCGTACTACGTGTCCCTGGTGGTCGACGTCAGAGATCAGTCACAGGAGGACGTCATCATGGGTGCCGGCAGAGGCTATCTGGACAAACTGAGTCTTATCCTGCGGCTGCTGCGGGCCCTTCGCATCCTCTACGTGATGCGGCTGGCTCGCCACTCTCTGGGCTTGCAGACGCTGGGGCTGACCATGCAGCGCAGCATGAGGGAGTtcggcctgctgctgctgttcgtCTGCGTGGCCGTCACCCTCTTCTCACCTCTTGTCCATCTTGCGGAGAGCGAATTGGCGCCGTACGCCGCCACGCAACCCCACCACAGCTTCAGCAGCGTCCCGGCCTCTTACTGGTGGGCCATCATCTCTATGACTACGGTTGGATACGGCGACATGGTGCCGCGCAGCATCCCCGGACAGATAGTCGCACTGACCAGCATCCTGAGCGGGATCCTCATCATGGCGTTCCCAGCCACCTCCATCTTTCACACCTTCTCCCGCTCCTATCAGGAGCTCAAGCACGAGTACGAGAGGCtgtggaaggaggagagagacgagGAAATGACCGCCGAGTCAGAGGAGAGCTGTTCCAAAGTCAACTTGTCACCAGATGAGCTCACGTCGTTGTCCAAAGAAGAAAGCGAGTGGCTGATGTCAACCAAAAGTCATCAATCCACACTTCCGTCTACAGCTTTCTAA
- the LOC121901915 gene encoding C-C motif chemokine 7-like: MKTLATFILLTLICFLHHSSASANGAVLATTDGCCMNHTRMIIPKQKVRHVAENPSHCETKAIIVTSVCDKLYCIDPDSRWAKNLLAEFEKFPDKTSPPAPFNRSKCRKYRKK; encoded by the exons ATGAAGACTCTGGCGACTTTCATCCTTCTGACTCTGATCTGCTTCCTGCATCACAGCTCTGCAT ctGCCAACGGTGCAGTGTTGGCGACTACAGACGGATGCTGTATGAACCACACTCGGATGATAATTCCTAAGCAGAAGGTGAGACATGTGGCGGAGAACCCAAGTCACTGCGAAACCAAAGCGATTAT AGTCACGTCTGTGTGTGATAAGCTGTATTGTATTGATCCTGATTCCCGATGGGCAAAGAACCTGTTGGCAGAATTTGAGAAGTTCCCTGATAAGACGTCTCCACCTGCTCCTTTCAATCGCTCCAAGTgtagaaaatatagaaaaaaatag
- the LOC121901928 gene encoding C-C motif chemokine 7-like, which translates to MKTLAAFILLTLICFLHHSSAGPHRVGFMSEVGCCMNHTRKIIPKQRVKHVEETPSHCPTKAIVVTSVCDKKFCFDPDFRWAKRLLAVFENFPDKTSPPAPFNRSKCGKKK; encoded by the exons ATGAAGACTCTGGCGGCTTTCATCCTTCTGACTCTGATCTGCTTCCTGCATCACAGCTCTGCAG GTCCCCACAGGGTAGGGTTCATGTCTGAAGTCGGATGCTGTATGAACCACACTCGGAAGATAATTCCTAAGCAGAGGGTGAAACATGTGGAGGAGACCCCAAGTCACTGCCCAACCAAAGCGATTGT AGTCACGTCTGTGTGTGATAAGAAGTTTTGTTTTGATCCAGATTTCCGATGGGCAAAGAGGCTGTTGGCAGTATTTGAGAATTTCCCTGATAAGACGTCTCCACCTGCTCCTTTCAATCGCTCCAAgtgtggaaagaaaaaatag